In Citrus sinensis cultivar Valencia sweet orange chromosome 2, DVS_A1.0, whole genome shotgun sequence, a single genomic region encodes these proteins:
- the LOC102619953 gene encoding uncharacterized protein LOC102619953 isoform X1: MATEADMPEPITIRKGEGEITYPGSGHFDSTADETFSRELKKFQGTLNVPPDTVEYLGETKDMQAASDFGAEAMNTAIKFNVETAEGETFLGSPSAVQVSIEDTCRVSKSSEPEEVTLQAGNEAPENGKQTQNTSTIEVAGERGTEENKVTEDSQEKPVEDKSNEKETSAIHNYEKDGTMTDVNTDLGSNEQVVNVLEAVSDRNKEDLIHIPDPTVISLNKSVETVVEPCVKAESTTEVEFTGEEMTDTSFTEAEKSSNLTDEVPEATKPSEGVADENEKEKSTYEGAEGIFPSTTDIQRNEEAILKIRERDNEMLDTQSVTPATDVSGVYEAEPEESAKLKEASSILCEKKSQDETELSKDITNNKNSIDTPAMQTEGKDIVKESPEEVNEQIEMTEKSAGKDYESRDQKGDGSIMKDEDTSSINEELPAKEASSGGNSYEEESSVTATKDDVTDREITDAFEQNQNGTTNHEDRPENLQQEKPKKEKLEGSLNLLAEEFNKAAETEQAEAITTVNKETPIKSEEESLEREIKNVSEVDEKTECAEVEAQNKNASDLHDIPVLDEEAGETEGKDLEEVIKTEPKGTIQEANEEYTKEEEKDIEDAPEACQSSNSTIIEQTPLEEAESAELILKASETDEKKLQEASGLDFDKTSVIMDKGENTNQETQKIGEACDATTEEILANIADAETSVEVNNAVFVRDEKAKENIQAERSPLEVAPELTDQDESGIVGDNEKRNNITHEEVHDGTKITDSVVAIDGQVIEGNVAHISAESIEKPNVESSEGNVAERSEGENDIEQVTEDSSVRCLAPESVEEVPVKNLEQESTGEIPEKSDTAEATDSIGQETSKNKESPKEIVDDSKVKGDSSLEEKRNEDINPAMVAEERGDYSEPADDNGKKTSKTVEDLTPILQKNEPGDELPQLLSKISDKNEAFNSDADKSPGDEEEGPTQKLEETLQVEGNEKAEMKNDTDYSKTATEESSVELETTNASKVAEKQTAEMEKNVDQSREVEEKKIEESIQEDENVAKISEQGNDTSISQLSGEFEEAKSEKSSQEDDKVPEVSKQGNDTYTSPLSIEQETLVTEGNIHKEEKSEGENNGHHDMEENNSRGLIPESELVEQSSVKNLENDNTEEDKSAGEIFDNSEALGTGESTVHKTSTTIESTTEILDPSHMKHGDSSQNEENQLTAVEPSAEDKGNEDRGPAMMAEEKSNENELLAVKDNSENKPSIGQEDSKHILQENELQKKNAESLSVRSDENEESVVDADKSPCLMEIGTQDLNEAPWKKDNDKDTEEKNDTKDNQIAMEENLEINAESSDASKTTENAVSELKSEKDQMLVQDEIQKEESEELYEDSNDGVKNEKECSTTDKLPEPIGEESLQSSKEYEKEEETPENQASVELKTTSGSEDSEKQTLKVERNADPSRGVEEEGIEQSSQEDDMAAEMSKQGNDTYISPVSIEKETSENSDGTKFKEEKTEVENSTEQNVKESNSGGLIPESVDQSPVMNLEDNRKREDKSTREIFENSKTSGAAEIAAHETSTTIDSSLVKQVENVQNEENNLTATESSAEQKINEDGALVILAEGNSNDNEPIGAKDNIEKKSSIGKEDLQHIQQENEPEGKHERLSLVMSDENEAFSTNADKSPSLMEVEASGDLNEAPRKEDNDKETEEKVDTEENKIVDEANHEIAAESSDASKSTDVLDLKSEEEKMLVHDEMKEELSKELYEDTKNAEICDTEDIVQHSKQDASSSLVEGLVEKNSKEDESKGMQSKDQVDESIPFIEETEAASSAGETVCTTLEVRAAESNVDSYNLGITKDSEAETQLNETNASLIEEPVRASQMSNKETEEEMKEKEETTIGDSDSATIAVVAEAEPEEKKQVESFGPAFEEKAVVETETKVMVLESADINEKPQKASNLGEKYNNEIPPAADNAGETNGGLIQESSMVSHISNKETEEEIKETEDTSIEDSDSVSVTVVTEAQGLQEAEPEEQKQVAAFRDKDIAETESKEAMPESVDMNVKPEHTSDLGEKRGREIPKVADEDREIIDCKIQNDAPHAGDEDQTEETTKDKPLEEISKDELKEYSTMKSKENELSTEVIESVDKPPAQDDVLNVNTETACVAQAIDETFVNKQDNTTNPVNVSELESVDIKKEAANEEIQKHEIEDLYVHPELENAKSPSMSEVVEITKGEITGKLADQADICKLTTLKDLESSNLELQMEKTEDGKPFDEVLKASENSVIRAETEKGILEQEIFKRNLKEVIEVEDTGIEQKGEALKDELEAAENQTTKKFSESEKNQVEENSSYKSNHEDDKEIMEKEEPQLEAEDHKEQNANETTKAVILTEKDGVEQSDDSEDIKEMIMEEECANAFNDALSTVGEKTDEMEDSTPVCRENKKAADLKEKTKTENTDIGEDSAREGEPSFGVESEEQKVLDISIEPSSKDLKENTGEIFEEPQDCYRKIDNASLTVETDKSSGKAEIEEKLVKVFHIDSDEPSLEATETEKCQEGKEAGGLILEETSEPLMNDSGQGERVCAIENGDAGEPEESKIASEESKSRNAEAEFGKSQTVETPDQVPTDNDDHAASENPGLDEIEETKMLANEVNEVKEVSDSVYESREQVTEEAEVEESQTVEKPNQVPPNHGDNDDAERQRATLENTGSDEAEETKIVSNAVDETKDQVSKETAENGASSTVEKMDHPQSSNFEHAQKESVAVENRNADEVNEIKEASDATYESNERDIGESAGEIPTVEKLDQAPPANSVPMQYSNAEEVGESKIESVLASKSKDQSTEDIDVTGKNTTEEKPDAENTEEACKAASDYRAQAIEPVTENEITTDQTPSAEKTSAPMAPKHETTVTVEEIEEEKQQKVEKLEDEGPCLQTEEPRELEVSTMGFKIHKDLQDNPTEAYEEEGHTPDGALEPWGIEKKLKSTDASSESKALQSEAVIHSQEEVAGSEDTEIKEKHLIEAISEVRTEENQCKKTIEGNEITETEVSKEQITEEKEVEETCQPVSICEGMNKSLEDDGQKAEECRGDETDNAFKTAVNKIQYEKLLEETEKGSASLNIGRQDVAEDIIVEDSHQVSEENMIAKEGCPNEFEGKEAGDSAIKLDASTQGEESNYGSGKAEATTPENEESSMAMSEKESVRGFATESKIIQETSELEKSSCATTEEQIPAEADLIESPYTPVQTGDEFAPKIFEQQGTTETPQKAKINLEGEQQPQESGERKTEKSALMDSATASLTDPLQSSRIETTKVAEQVGEGGEPKGRTEEIQTKQPEAIHVEDAKMDEEQEGDEHKRIDSSSDAPVTIEAKRDAVDVKVAHKKSHNILSGVGSKVKHSISKVKKAITGKSSHPKQVSPK, encoded by the exons ATGGCAACCGAAGCAGATATGCCAGAACCTATAACCATAAGG AAAGGAGAAGGGGAGATAACATACCCAGGAAGTGGCCATTTTGACAGTACAGCTGATGAGACTTTCTCACGAGAATTGAAGAAATTCCAGGGGACTCTTAATGTTCCTCCTGATACCGTCGAATACTTGGGAGAAACAAAAGATATGCAAGCAGCCAGTGATTTTGGTGCTGAAGCCATGAACActgcaataaaattcaatgtTGAAACCGCTGAGGGTGAAACGTTTTTGGGATCACCCTCAGCTGTCCAAGTTTCCATTGAAGATACCTGTAGAGTATCAAAAAGTTCTGAACCTGAGGAAGTAACTCTTCAAGCTGGCAATGAGGCACCAGAGAATGGGAAGCAGACCCAGAACACTTCAACTATTGAGGTAGCTGGAGAGAGAGGAACCGAGGAAAACAAAGTAACAGAAGATTCACAAGAGAAACCAGTCGAAGATAAGAGCAATGAGAAAGAAACTAGTGCCATTCATAATTATGAGAAAGATGGAACAATGACAGATGTAAATACTGATTTGGGATCCAACGAACAAGTTGTCAACGTACTAGAGGCTGTATCAGATCGAAACAAAGAAGATTTAATTCATATACCAGATCCAACGGTAATCAGCTTGAACAAGAGTGTTGAAACTGTTGTGGAGCCATGTGTGAAAGCTGAAAGCACAACTGAAGTCGAATTCACTGGAGAAGAAATGACAGACACAAGCTTTACAGAAGCAGAGAAGTCCAGTAATCTAACAGATGAGGTGCCTGAGGCAACCAAACCAAGTGAGGGAGTAGCAgatgaaaatgagaaagaaaaatccaCGTATGAAGGTGCTGAAGGCATCTTCCCCTCAACAACAGACATCCAGAGAAATGAAGAAGCAATCTTAAAAATCAGAGAGAGGGATAACGAAATGTTAGACACACAATCAGTGACACCAGCAACAGATGTATCAGGTGTATATGAAGCTGAACCTGAGGAAAGCGCGAAGCTTAAAGAGGCCTCCAGTATTTTATGTGAGAAGAAATCTCAAGATGAAACTGAACTGAGTAAAGATATAACGAACAACAAGAACAGCATAGATACTCCTGCCATGCAAACAGAAGGCAAGGATATCGTCAAGGAAAGTCCAGAAGAAGTTAATGAACAGATTGAAATGACCGAGAAATCTGCAGGTAAGGATTATGAAAGCCGTGACCAGAAAGGAGATGGTTCAATTATGAAAGATGAAGATACATCAAGCATAAATGAGGAACTGCCTGCGAAAGAAGCGTCATCTGGTGGGAACAGCTATGAGGAAGAAAGTAGTGTCACTGCAACCAAAGACGACGTTACCGACAGGGAAATTACTGATGCCTTTGAGCAAAACCAAAATGGGACGACAAACCATGAGGACAGACCTGAGAACTTGCAGCAGGAGAAACCAAAAAAGGAGAAGCTTGAAGGATCCTTGAACTTATTGGCTGAGGAGTTCAATAAAGCTGCTGAAACTGAACAAGCTGAAGCAATTACAACAGTCAACAAGGAGACACCCATCAAAAGTGAGGAAGAAAGCCTTGAGAGAGAAATAAAG AATGTGAGTGAAGTGGATGAGAAGACAGAATGTGCAGAAGTTGAggcccaaaataaaaatgccaGTGATTTACATGACATTCCAGTGTTGGACGAGGAGGCAGGAGAAACTGAAGGCAAAGATTTGGAAGAAGTCATCAAAACTGAACCTAAAGGAACAATTCAGGAAGCAAACGAAGAGTACACAAAAGAAGAGGAGAAGGACATTGAAGATGCACCTGAAGCCTGCCAGAGTTCAAATTCCACAATCATTGAGCAGACACCTCTTGAAGAGGCAGAATCAGCTGAACTAATCCTAAAAGCAAGTGAAACAGATGAAAAGAAACTCCAAGAGGCTTCTGGATTAGACTTTGACAAAACATCTGTGATCATGGACAAGGGGGAGAACACAAATCAGGAGACGCAGAAGATTGGAGAGGCTTGTGATGCCACGACAGAAGAAATATTAGCAAACA TTGCTGATGCTGAAACCTCAGTTGAAGTCAACAACGCCGTATTTGTCAGAGATGAGAAGGCTAAGGAAAATATTCAAGCAGAAAGAAGTCCTCTGGAGGTTGCACCAGAATTGACCGATCAAGATGAGAGCGGCATAGTAGGAGATAATGAGAAGAGGAATAACATCACCCATGAAGAG GTGCATGATGGAACTAAGATCACGGACAGTGTAGTGGCCATTGATGGACAGGTCATTGAAGGCAATGTTGCACACATTTCAGCAGAATCAATTGAAAAACCAAATGTTGAGAGCTCTGAAGGAAACGTGGCAGAAAGATCAGAAGGAGAGAATGACATAGAACAGGTCACAGAAGACAGCAGCGTTAGGTGCCTTGCACCTGAATCAGTTGAAGAAGTTCCAGTCAAGAACTTAGAGCAGGAGTCCACAGGAGAG ATTCCTGAGAAATCAGATACAGCAGAAGCCACTGACAGCATTGGACAGGAGACaagtaaaaacaaagaaagccccaaagaaattgttgatgattcAAAAGTGAAAGGAGACTCTTCACTGGAGGAGAAAAGAAATGAGGACATAAACCCTGCCATGGTCGCAGAAGAAAGAGGCGATTATTCTGAGCCTGCTGATGACAATGGAAAGAAAACATCAAAAACTGTAGAAGATTTGACCCCGATTTTACAGAAAAATGAACCAGGAGATGAGCTTCCACAATTATTGTCTAAGATATCTGACAAAAATGAGGCATTCAATTCAGATGCTGATAAATCCCCCGGTGATGAGGAGGAAGGACCTACTCAGAAACTTGAAGAAACTCTGCAGGTAGAAGGAAATGAAAAAGCGGaaatgaaaaatgacactGACTACAGCAAAACAGCCACGGAGGAg tCAAGTGTGGAACTCGAGACAACAAATGCAAGTAAGGTTGCTGAAAAACAAACTGCAGAGATGGAAAAGAATGTTGATCAGTCTAGAGaagttgaagaaaagaaaattgaagagagCATCCAAGAAGATGAAAATGTTGCAAAGATTTCCGAACAAGGCAATGATACATCCATCTCACAACTGTCTGGTGAATTTGAAGAAGCGAAAAGTGAAAAAAGCTCTCAAGAAGATGATAAGGTTCCAGAGGTTTCCAAACAAGGCAATGACACATACACCTCACCACTGTCAATTGAACAAGAAACACTTGTCACTGAAGGGAATATACACAAGGAAGAAAAGTCAGAAGGAGAGAATAATGGACACCACGACatggaagaaaataatagcAGAGGCCTCATACCTGAATCAGAATTGGTTGAACAAAGTTCAGTCAAGAACttggaaaatgataatacGGAGGAAGACAAGTCCGCCGGAGAG ATTTTTGACAATTCTGAGGCATTAGGAACTGGTGAGAGTACTGTGCACAAAACAAGTACAACCATTGAGAGCACTACGGAAATTCTTGATCCTTCCCACATGAAACACGGGGACAGTTCGCAAAATGAAGAGAACCAGCTAACTGCAGTAGAGCCTTCCGCTGAGGACAAAGGAAATGAGGACAGAGGCCCCGCCATGATGGCTGAAGAGAAAAGTAATGAAAATGAGCTACTTGCTGTGAAAGATAACAGTGAAAATAAGCCATCAATCGGTCAAGAAGATTCAAAACATATCCTGCAGGAAAATGAACTACAGAAGAAGAATGCAGAGTCATTGTCTGTGAGGTCCGATGAAAATGAGGAATCTGTAGTGGATGCTGATAAAAGTCCTTGCCTCATGGAGATAGGAACTCAGGATCTCAATGAAGCTCCGTGGAAAAAGGACAATGACAAAGATACAGAGGAGAAGAATGACACCAAGGACAACCAAATAGCAATGGAGGAG AATCTTGAAATAAATGCTGAGTCATCTGATGCAAGCAAGACCACAGAGAATGCAGTCTCGGAACTGAAGTCAGAAAAGGATCAAATGCTGGTTCAAGATGAGATACAGAAGGAAGAATCTGAAGAG TTATATGAAGATTCTAATGATGGAGtcaagaatgaaaaagaatgcAGCACTACAGATAAATTACCAGAACCTATTGGAGAAGAATCCCTTCAGAGCTCCaaagaatatgaaaaagaagaagaaacaccTGAAAATCAG GCAAGTGTAGAACTCAAGACAACAAGTGGAAGTGAGGATAGTGAAAAACAAACTCTAAAGGTGGAAAGGAATGCTGACCCATCTAGAGGAGTTGAAGAAGAGGGGATTGAACAGAGCTCTCAAGAGGATGATATGGCTGCAGAGATGTCCAAACAAGGCAATGATACATACATCTCGCCAGTgtcaattgaaaaagaaacttCTGAGAATTCTGACGGCACTAAATTCAAGGAAGAAAAGACAGAAGTAGAGAACAGCACAGAACAGAATGTCAAAGAGAGCAATAGTGGAGGCCTCATACCAGAATCAGTTGACCAAAGTCCTGTCATGAACTTAGAAGATAATAGAAAGAGGGAAGACAAGTCCACAAGAGAG ATTTTTGAGAATTCTAAGACATCAGGAGCAGCTGAGATTGCGGCTCATGAGACAAGTACAACCATTGATAGTTCCCTGGTGAAACAAGTTGAAAACGTGCAGAATGAAGAGAATAACCTAACTGCAACAGAATCTTCAGCAgaacagaaaataaatgaggaCGGGGCCCTTGTCATACTGGCTGAAGGGAACAGCAATGATAATGAGCCGATTGGTGCTAAAGATAACATTGAAAAGAAATCGTCAATAGGCAAAGAAGATTTACAACATATCCAGCAGGAAAATGAACCAGAAGGGAAGCATGAACGTTTGTCACTTGTGATGTCTGACGAAAATGAGGCTTTCagtaccaatgctgataaaaGTCCTAGTCTTATGGAGGTAGAAGCTTCTGGGGATCTTAATGAAGCTCCACGGAAAGAAGACAATGACAAAGAAACAGAAGAGAAGGTTGACACcgaggaaaataaaattgtagaTGAGGCg AATCATGAAATAGCTGCTGAGTCATCTGATGCAAGCAAAAGCACAGATGTCTTGGACCTGAAGTCAGAAGAGGAAAAAATGTTGGTTCATGATGAGATGAAGGAGGAATTATCTAAAGAG TTATATGAAGATACAAAGAATGCTGAAATATGCGACACTGAGGACATAGTGCAACATTCTAAACAAGATGCCTCTTCTTCACTGGTTGAAGGACTCGTGGAGAAAAACTCAAAAGAAGATGAAAGCAAAGGCATGCAGTCAAAAGACCAG GTTGATGAATCAATTCCATTCATAGAAGAGACCGAGGCAGCAAGTTCAGCCGGGGAAACAGTCTGTACGACCTTAGAGGTCAGGGCAGCAGAATCAAATGTGGACTCCTATAATTTGGGCATTACAAAAGACTCAGAAGCAGAGACACAACTCAACGAAACAAATGCAAGCCTAATTGAAGAGCCTGTCAGAGCGTCACAAATGTCAAACAAAGAAactgaagaagaaatgaaagaaaaagaagagacgACTATTGGTGACTCGGATTCTGCAACTATTGCAGTGGTAGCAGAGGCGGAACCTGAAGAGAAAAAGCAGGTAGAAAGTTTTGGTCCTGCTTTCGAGGAGAAGGCCGTCGTAGAAACTGAAACAAAAGTGATGGTGCTCGAAAGTGCAGACATCAATGAGAAACCACAGAAAGCATCCAACTTGGGTGAGAAGTACAATAATGAGATTCCACCGGCAGCAGACAATGCtggagaaacaaatggagGCCTAATCCAAGAGTCTTCCATGGTGTCACATATATCAAACAAGGAAACTgaagaagaaatcaaagaaaCAGAAGATACTAGTATTGAGGATTCAGATTCTGTGTCTGTTACAGTGGTAACAGAAGCACAAGGTTTACAGGAAGCTGAACCAGAAGAACAAAAGCAGGTAGCTGCTTTCAGAGACAAAGACATAGCAGAAACTGAATCAAAGGAGGCAATGCCGGAAAGTGTAGACATGAATGTGAAACCAGAGCACACATCTGACTTGGGTGAGAAGAGGGGCAGGGAAATCCCAAAAGTGGCAGATGAAGATAGAGAAATCATAGATTGCAAAATACAGAATGATGCGCCTCATGCTGGAGATGAAGATCAAACAGAGGAGACAACCAAAGATAAGCCATTAGAAGAAATATCAAAAGATGAGCTGAAGGAGTATTCAACAatgaaatcaaaagaaaatgagctCTCAACCGAAGTGATTGAGTCAGTTGATAAACCTCCAGCACAAGACGATGTCCTAAATGTAAACACAGAAACTGCTTGTGTTGCCCAAGCAATAGATGAGACGTTCGTGAATAAACAGGACAATACCACAAACCCAGTAAATGTCTCTGAATTGGAGTCTGTGGATATCAAAAAGGAAGCTGCAAATGAAGAAATTCAGAAACATGAAATAGAGGATCTGTATGTGCATCCTGAGCTGGAAAATGCAAAGAGTCCTTCCATGTCTGAAGTTGTCGAAATCACAAAGGGAGAAATAACTGGGAAACTTGCTGATCAGGCTGATATTTGCAAATTAACAACTTTGAAAGATTTGGAATCGTCGAATCTGGAACTACAAATGGAAAAAACAGAAGATGGAAAACCATTTGACGAAGTATTGAAGGCTTCTGAAAATTCTGTTATACGTGCAGAAACTGAAAAGGGTATCTTGGAGCAAGAGATCTTCAAACGTAACTTGAAGGAAGTCATTGAAGTGGAAGACACAGGAATTGAACAGAAAGGAGAAGCCCTGAAAGACGAG CTTGAAGCAGCTGAAAATCAAACTACTAAAAAATTCTCTGAATCTGAAAAGAATCAGGTTGAAGAAAACAGCAGCTACAAATCAAATCACGAAGATGATAAGGAAATAATGGAGAAAGAGGAACCGCAGTTGGAAGCTGAAGATCACAAAGAACAAAATGCAAATGAGACTACAAAGGCTGTCATCTTAACTGAAAAG GATGGAGTTGAGCAATCTGATGATAGTGAAGATATCAAAGAAATGATTATGGAGGAAGAATGTGCAAATGCATTTAATGATGCGTTATCAACTGTTGGTGAAAAAACTGATGAG ATGGAAGACTCCACCCCAGTGtgtagagaaaataaaaaagcagcagatttgaaagaaaagacaaaaacagaaaacacaGATATTGGAGAAGATTCAGCCAGGGAAGGAGAACCATCATTTGGAGTAGAATCAGAAGAACAGAAAGTACTGGACATAAGTATTGAGCCGTCATCTAAAGATTTAAAAGAGAACACTGGGGAGATTTTTGAGGAACCACAAGATTGTTACCGCAAGATTGATAATGCTTCTCTGACTGTAGAAACAGACAAAAGTTCAGGGAAAGCTGAGATAGAGGAGAAGCTTGTAAAGGTATTCCATATTGATTCAGATGAGCCAAGTCTAGAGGCAACAGAAACTGAGAAGTGTCAAGAGGGTAAAGAAGCTGGCGGTTTAATACTTGAAGAAACATCTGAACCCCTAATGAATGATAGTGGCCAGGGAGAGAGAGTGTGTGCCATAGAAAACGGAGATGCAGGTGAACCTGAGGAAAGCAAGATAGCTTCTGAAGAATCCAAAAGCCGGAATGCAGAAGCTGAATTTGGGAAGAGCCAAACAGTGGAAACTCCAGATCAAGTCCCAACGGATAACGATGATCATGCAGCTTCAGAAAATCCAGGTCTGGATGAAATTGAGGAAACTAAAATGTTAGCAAATGAAGTTAATGAAGTCAAAGAAGTCTCTGATTCAGTTTATGAGTCCAGAGAGCAGGTCACAGAAGAAGCTGAAGTTGAAGAAAGCCAAACAGTAGAAAAGCCAAATCAAGTCCCACCTAATCATGgtgataatgatgatgcagaGAGACAGCGTGCAACTTTGGAAAATACAGGTTCAGATGAAGCTGAGGAAACTAAAATAGTCTCCAATGCTGTTGATGAAACCAAGGATCAGGTTTCTAAAGAGACTGCTGAAAATGGGGCAAGCTCAACTGTGGAAAAGATGGACCACCCCCAATCTAGTAATTTTGAGCATGCACAGAAAGAAAGTGTAGCAGTGGAAAATCGAAATGCAGATGAAGTTAATGAAATCAAAGAAGCCTCTGATGCAACTTATGAGTCCAATGAAAGGGACATTGGAGAATCTGCTGGGGAAATCCCAACTGTCGAAAAGCTGGACCAAGCTCCACCTGCAAACTCTGTGCCTATGCAATATTCAAATGCAGAAGAAGTTGGGGAATCCAAAATAGAGTCTGTTCTAGCAAGCAAGTCCAAGGATCAGAGTACTGAAGACATAGATGTGACTGGGAAAAACACAACTGAGGAGAAGCCAGATGCTGAAAACACTGAAGAAGCTTGCAAAGCAGCATCTGACTATAGAGCTCAAGCTATTGAACCtgttacagaaaatgaaattactaCTGATCAGACTCCCTCAGCAGAGAAAACAAGTGCACCAATGGCCCCCAAGCATGAAACTACCGTTACAGTTGAGGAGATAGAAGAAGAGAAACAGCAAAAAGTGGAAAAGTTGGAAGATGAGGGCCCATGCTTGCAAACAGAAGAACCCAGGGAGCTTGAAGTTTCCACTATGGGATTTAAAATCCATAAAGATTTACAGGACAATCCAACTGAAGCTTACGAAGAAGAAGGCCACACTCCTGACGGAGCTTTAGAGCCTTGGGGAATTGAGAAAAAGCTAAAAAGTACCGATGCTTCGTCAGAAAGTAAGGCTCTTCAATCTGAGGCAGTAATACATTCTCAGGAAGAAGTTGCTGGATCAGAGGACACAGAAATTAAGGAAAAACATCTAATAGAGGCTATTAGTGAAGTGAGGACTGAAGAAAATCAGTGCAAGAAAACAATAGAAGGAAATGAAATTACAGAGACTGAAGTTTCAAAAGAACAG ATTACAGAGGAAAAGGAAGTTGAGGAAACATGTCAACCAGTTTCCATTTGTGAAGGAATGAACAAGAGCCTTGAAGATGACGGGCAGAAGGCCGAAGAATGTAGAGGAGACGAGACAGATAATGCATTTAAAACCGCAGTGAACAAAATTCAGTATGAAAAG CTACTTGAGGAAACTGAAAAAGGCTCTGCAAGCCTGAACATTGGAAGGCAAGATGTTGCCGAAGATATAATTGTTGAGGATTCACACCAAGTTTCAGAAGAGAACATGATTGCAAAAGAGGGCTGTCCAAATGAATTTGAGGGAAAGGAGGCAGGAGATTCAGCAATCAAATTGGATGCTAGCACTCAGGGAGAAGAAAGCAACTATGGAAGTGGCAAGGCAGAAGCCACAACTCCGGAAAATGAG GAATCGAGTATGGCGATGTCAGAAAAAGAAAGCGTCAGGGGGTTTGCAACAGAGAGCAAAATCATTCAAGAAACTAGTGAGTTAGAGAAAAGCTCTTGTGCAACAACTGAGGAGCAAATTCCAGCTGAAGCAGATCTCATTGAGAGCCCATACACACCAGTTCAAACTGGCGATGAGTTTGCGCCAAAAATTTTTGAGCAGCAAGGAACCACAGAAACTCCACAGAAAGCAAAGATTAACCTCGAAGGAGAGCAACAACCACAAGAATCAGGGGAAAGAAAAACTGAGAAATCAGCATTGATGGATTCAGCTACAGCTTCATTGACTGACCCCCTTCAGAGCTCCAGAATTGAAACTACGAAAGTGGCTGAACAAGTCGGCGAAGGGGGAGAACCAAAAGGCAGGACAGAAgaaattcaaaccaaacaaccAGAAGCCATTCATGTAGAAGATGCAAAAATGGATGAAGAACAAGAGGGAGATGAACATAAAAGGATAGACTCAAGCTCTGATGCCCCAGTCACGATTGAAGCCAAAAGAGATGCTGTGGATGTTAAGGTTGCACATAAGAAATCTCATAATATACTATCAGGTGTAGGGTCAAAGGTCaaacattcaatttcaaaggtGAAGAAAGCCATTACTGGTAAGTCTTCTCATCCAAAGCAAGTGTCACCAAAATGA